One genomic segment of Desulfobacteraceae bacterium includes these proteins:
- a CDS encoding glycosyltransferase, translating to MVCPTISVIIPCFNDGQCLAEAVESVKSQVGNFLLEDIFIVDDHSDDIQTQVVLSKLRVDPRIKVLSNMFSKGPSGARNTGLKVATASWVIFLDADDFLLPDSIEDRVKALEPYPEINWCGGDFKQRFPDGSYGNGPVYRNGEKKTPAFNNYSFDNSLLIRKPVEHFSKRMLTRLGAVIIKTQALKEVGGFNEGLLFSEDSNLFIRLAARNDFLFIPKVLYVRRERYESYSRQERSPREWSIKNFKSLLKEPDFAPYQKLIKKRISYFYLDDHRFYMRHRHYVKSLKAYFCYKNYNRQAKLESWKMKWKMREKKR from the coding sequence TCGGTTAAAAGTCAGGTTGGTAATTTTTTGTTGGAAGACATTTTCATCGTCGATGATCATTCTGACGACATTCAAACCCAGGTTGTTTTGTCGAAGCTGAGGGTAGACCCGCGAATAAAAGTACTGTCCAATATGTTTTCAAAAGGACCGAGCGGGGCCCGTAATACCGGCTTGAAGGTTGCCACCGCGAGCTGGGTAATATTTTTGGATGCTGATGACTTTTTGCTTCCTGACAGTATTGAAGATCGTGTGAAAGCATTGGAGCCTTATCCGGAAATCAATTGGTGTGGCGGTGACTTTAAACAACGCTTTCCAGACGGCTCATATGGCAATGGGCCGGTTTACAGAAATGGGGAGAAAAAAACACCGGCATTCAATAATTATAGTTTTGACAACTCATTGTTGATAAGAAAACCGGTTGAGCATTTTTCAAAAAGGATGCTTACCCGATTAGGGGCCGTCATTATCAAGACGCAAGCTTTAAAAGAAGTTGGTGGATTTAATGAAGGCCTTCTCTTCTCTGAAGACAGCAACCTTTTCATAAGGTTGGCTGCCAGGAATGATTTCCTCTTTATCCCAAAAGTCCTGTATGTCCGCCGTGAGCGTTACGAGAGCTATTCCCGTCAAGAGCGCTCACCGCGTGAATGGTCGATAAAAAATTTCAAATCCCTCCTGAAAGAACCCGATTTTGCACCTTATCAAAAGCTTATTAAAAAGCGAATCAGCTACTTTTATTTGGATGACCATCGTTTTTACATGCGTCATCGCCACTATGTGAAAAGTCTCAAAGCATATTTTTGTTACAAAAACTATAACCGCCAGGCAAAGCTGGAATCTTGGAAAATGAAATGGAAAATGCGAGAAAAGAAGAGATGA